Genomic window (Paenibacillus sp. 37):
CTGCCCGAATTGGACCGACGTAAAACGCAAACAGCTGTTGAGGCTGCGCTGGAAAAATACCGCATTTATAAGACCATTGCATTTGAAGAACGAGAGGTTATGGTGACGGCAAGTTATGCCGAGCGTTTCCACGGTGCAACCAATGTGACGGGGGATTCCACGGCCAGAACGGCGATTTACAATGTTGATGTGCAGCGTGCGCGTCAGGCATACTGCGATACGATTGATTTTGTGGTGTCCCGCCTGAGTGA
Coding sequences:
- a CDS encoding ArpU family phage packaging/lysis transcriptional regulator encodes the protein MELMLPELDRRKTQTAVEAALEKYRIYKTIAFEEREVMVTASYAERFHGATNVTGDSTARTAIYNVDVQRARQAYCDTIDFVVSRLSEKERVLVCERYLKDDDVFDYKVYNHVFDPPVSKDTYTKIRTRAFYKMALALSDRGLINMEPLSVSRKERQKLG